A section of the Cydia splendana chromosome 1, ilCydSple1.2, whole genome shotgun sequence genome encodes:
- the LOC134790704 gene encoding tubulin monoglutamylase TTLL4-like isoform X7, with product MHVLRTNAINNEHDDVNLQQSPTPTCPAVSPALPVSSVTSMPVPKKVVKTGKKKVKSKKVKVPKVTPTVCNHGEDEADDALSRSPSPDGRMDGAWQMETDIIDVLKEKPPPKPDSVESPPSAKLTPKTNGVSAPKKVLEAKAPEKKPPFKEDMFFIALHTTNPFKYVPARRESPLCIPDTASNCLRQSLFPRVPPYLKFVNYDEATVQRIPAPIQKHLKWKLTSITPIVVKKTLTNSGFRLVKSECDTSECPQEETVEWIGIWGKHMKSLMFRAIKDGQKMNHFPGTFQIGRKDRLWRNLQKLVAKFGDKEFGIMPKTYVLPHDLKLLKYDWEKYAANNERWIIKPPASARGTGIKVVSRWTQIPKKRPVVVQRYVSKPYLINGNKFDMRLYVLVTSVHPLRIYLFKDGLARFASVKYNDELTSLNDRYMHLTNYSINRLSKNYTPNEDFAACEGHKWTLQSLFQYLKTEKNVDTDALWNSMKDLVIKTVISGEASISSLTKANTTSRYNCYELFGIDVLLDEDLKPWLLEVNISPSLHSASPLDTHVKGPLVRAVLNIAQFQVPLKVNLDMLSKERPHKLGGLPYDSRLYTVYLSKEERDKHIIYTNMEERDLYLRDILSTLTPDDVRHLIQAEDELTQSEDMERIFPTKNTNHYLNYLSGPRYYNRLFDAWETRYGNNREAGLLLLRNLCDIGYHLEVPPVPLKRAAVVLSALDRCRMMSTLRRRRPPSGRPCPPARAPWPRAAPRARWPAAATRCCSAPRRSSWSRAPSAPPCSRSARAAATAASPPAASPPASPAVDLNRNVRSTGAPSPSPKVPGVPAETAPTAPPARAPTSYSSSSISPARSAPTECGL from the exons AACCTACAGCAATCGCCAACCCCCACTTGTCCGGCCGTCAGCCCGGCCCTGCCGGTGAGCTCAGTGACCTCAATGCCGGTGCCGAAGAAGGTCGTTAAGACCGGCAAGAAGAAGGTCAAGTCGAAGAAGGTCAAAGTTCCCAAGGTCACTCCTACCGTGTGCAATCATGGGGAAGATGAGGCGGACGA CGCCCTCAGCCGCTCCCCCTCCCCCGACGGCCGCATGGACGGAGCCTGGCAGATGGAGACGGACATCATAGACGTGCTGAAAGAGAAACCTCCGCCCAAGCCAGACTCCGTCGAGAGCCCGCCGTCCGCGAAGCTCACCCCGAAGACCAACGGGGTTAGCGCGCCGAAGAAAGTTCTAGAAGCGAAAG CTCCAGAAAAAAAACCTCCCTTCAAAGAGGACATGTTTTTCATCGCTTTGCATACGACAAATCCCTTCAAATATGTTCCGGCTCGTAGAG AATCACCTCTCTGCATACCCGACACAGCATCAAACTGCCTCCGTCAGTCGCTCTTTCCCCGCGTGCCGCCTTACCTCAAATTCGTGAATTACGACGAGGCGACGGTGCAGAGGATCCCCGCGCCCATACAGAAGCACCTCAAGTGGAAGCTCACCAGTATCACACCTATAGTCGTCAAGAAAACACTTACCAATTCGGGCTTCCGGCTGGTTAAGAGCGAGTGTGACACTTCCGAATGTCCACAAGAAG aaacggTAGAATGGATCGGCATATGGGGCAAACACATGAAGTCTTTAATGTTCAGGGCGATAAAAGACGGCCAGAAAATGAACCACTTCCCAGGCACCTTCCAAATCGGCCGCAAAGACCGCTTGTGGAGAAACCTGCAGAAGCTGGTGGCCAAGTTCGGCGACAAAGAGTTCGGTATTATGCCCAAAACGTATGTCCTGCCACACGACTTGAAGTTATTGAAGTATGATTGGGAAAAGTATGCAGCTAATAATGAGAGGTGGATAATCAAACCG CCTGCATCTGCTCGCGGCACCGGCATCAAAGTGGTTTCCCGCTGGACGCAGATCCCCAAGAAACGGCCGGTGGTCGTGCAGCGCTACGTGTCCAAGCCGTACCTCATCAACGGCAACAAGTTCGACATGCGGCTCTACGTGCTCGTCACGTCCGTCCACCCGCTCAGGATATATTTGTTCAAGGACGGACTCGCCAGATTCGCGTCAG TGAAATACAACGATGAGCTGACGTCACTCAACGATAGGTACATGCACTTAACCAACTACTCCATCAACAGACTATCCAAGAACTACACGCCCAACGAAGATTTCGCGGCGTGCGAGGGCCACAAATG GACGCTTCAAAGCTTGTTCCAATACTTGAAAACCGAGAAGAACGTGGACACGGACGCACTATGGAACTCGATGAAGGACCTCGTTATCAAGACTGTGATCTCTGGCGAAGCTAGCATCAGTTCGCTGACGAAAGCCAACACCACGTCGCGGTACAACTGCTATGAGCTCTTCGGGATCGATGTGTTGCTGGACGAGGATCTTAAGCCGTGGTTGTTGGAG GTGAACATCTCGCCGAGCCTGCACAGCGCGTCGCCGCTGGACACGCACGTGAAGGGCCCGCTGGTGCGCGCCGTGCTCAACATCGCGCAGTTCCAGGTGCCGCTCAAGGTCAACCTCGACATGCTCTCCAAGGAGCGCCCGCACAAGCTG gGTGGATTACCTTACGACAGCAGATTATACACGGTGTATTTGTCTAAAGAAGAGAGAGATAAGCATATTATttacactaatatggaagaaaGAGATTTG TACTTACGCGACATCCTGTCGACGCTGACGCCCGACGACGTGCGACACCTCATCCAGGCGGAGGATGAGCTCACGCAGTCCGAGGACATGGAGCGGATATTCCCCACGAAAAACACCAACCACTACCTCAACTACCTCAGCGGGCCGCGCTACTACAACCGGCTCTTTGACGCGTGGGAGACGCGGTACGGCAACAACAGGGAAGCGG GTCTGCTACTCCTCCGCAACCTGTGCGACATCGGCTACCACCTGGAGGTGCCGCCCGTGCCGTTGAAG CGAGCGGCCGTGGTGCTGAGCGCGTTGGATCGTTGCAGAATGATGTCGACGCTCCGTCGCCGCCGCCCTCCGAGCGGGCGTCCGTGCCCTCCTGCGCGAGCCCCTTGGCCGAGAGCGGCTCCGCGGGCTCGCTGGCCCGCTGCGGCGACGCGCTGCTGCTCCGCCCCGCGCCGCAGCAGCTGGAGCCGCGCGCCTAGCGCCCCGCCGTGTTCGCGCAGTGCCCGCGCGGCCGCTACCGCCGCCTCGCCGCCTGCCGCCAGCCCGCCTGCGAGCCCGGCTGTCGATCTGAACAGGAATGTGCGCTCTACCGGAGCGCCGTCGCCAAGTCCGAAGGTGCCCGGCGTGCCCGCCGAGACCGCCCCGACCGCCCCGCCCGCCCGGGCGCCGACCTCATACTCATCTTCTTCAATTTCGCCCGCGCGTAGTGCGCCGACGGAGTGTGGACTCTGA
- the LOC134790704 gene encoding tubulin monoglutamylase TTLL4-like isoform X6 encodes MEPYLKKYNLTQSRVSYLSSNNKRLKDNSGCGYSYGTALASLSATPRNKSPTFPRRCACKDAPPKEETMHVLRTTAINNEHDDVNLQQSPTPTCPAVSPALPVSSVTSMPVPKKVVKTGKKKVKSKKVKVPKVTPTVCNHGEDEADDALSRSPSPDGRMDGAWQMETDIIDVLKEKPPPKPDSVESPPSAKLTPKTNGVSAPKKVLEAKAPEKKPPFKEDMFFIALHTTNPFKYVPARRESPLCIPDTASNCLRQSLFPRVPPYLKFVNYDEATVQRIPAPIQKHLKWKLTSITPIVVKKTLTNSGFRLVKSECDTSECPQEETVEWIGIWGKHMKSLMFRAIKDGQKMNHFPGTFQIGRKDRLWRNLQKLVAKFGDKEFGIMPKTYVLPHDLKLLKYDWEKYAANNERWIIKPPASARGTGIKVVSRWTQIPKKRPVVVQRYVSKPYLINGNKFDMRLYVLVTSVHPLRIYLFKDGLARFASVKYNDELTSLNDRYMHLTNYSINRLSKNYTPNEDFAACEGHKWTLQSLFQYLKTEKNVDTDALWNSMKDLVIKTVISGEASISSLTKANTTSRYNCYELFGIDVLLDEDLKPWLLEVNISPSLHSASPLDTHVKGPLVRAVLNIAQFQVPLKVNLDMLSKERPHKLGGLPYDSRLYTVYLSKEERDKHIIYTNMEERDLYLRDILSTLTPDDVRHLIQAEDELTQSEDMERIFPTKNTNHYLNYLSGPRYYNRLFDAWETRYGNNREAGLLLLRNLCDIGYHLEVPPVPLKRAAVVLSALDRCRMMSTLRRRRPPSGRPCPPARAPWPRAAPRARWPAAATRCCSAPRRSSWSRAPSAPPCSRSARAAATAASPPAASPPASPAVDLNRNVRSTGAPSPSPKVPGVPAETAPTAPPARAPTSYSSSSISPARSAPTECGL; translated from the exons AACCTACAGCAATCGCCAACCCCCACTTGTCCGGCCGTCAGCCCGGCCCTGCCGGTGAGCTCAGTGACCTCAATGCCGGTGCCGAAGAAGGTCGTTAAGACCGGCAAGAAGAAGGTCAAGTCGAAGAAGGTCAAAGTTCCCAAGGTCACTCCTACCGTGTGCAATCATGGGGAAGATGAGGCGGACGA CGCCCTCAGCCGCTCCCCCTCCCCCGACGGCCGCATGGACGGAGCCTGGCAGATGGAGACGGACATCATAGACGTGCTGAAAGAGAAACCTCCGCCCAAGCCAGACTCCGTCGAGAGCCCGCCGTCCGCGAAGCTCACCCCGAAGACCAACGGGGTTAGCGCGCCGAAGAAAGTTCTAGAAGCGAAAG CTCCAGAAAAAAAACCTCCCTTCAAAGAGGACATGTTTTTCATCGCTTTGCATACGACAAATCCCTTCAAATATGTTCCGGCTCGTAGAG AATCACCTCTCTGCATACCCGACACAGCATCAAACTGCCTCCGTCAGTCGCTCTTTCCCCGCGTGCCGCCTTACCTCAAATTCGTGAATTACGACGAGGCGACGGTGCAGAGGATCCCCGCGCCCATACAGAAGCACCTCAAGTGGAAGCTCACCAGTATCACACCTATAGTCGTCAAGAAAACACTTACCAATTCGGGCTTCCGGCTGGTTAAGAGCGAGTGTGACACTTCCGAATGTCCACAAGAAG aaacggTAGAATGGATCGGCATATGGGGCAAACACATGAAGTCTTTAATGTTCAGGGCGATAAAAGACGGCCAGAAAATGAACCACTTCCCAGGCACCTTCCAAATCGGCCGCAAAGACCGCTTGTGGAGAAACCTGCAGAAGCTGGTGGCCAAGTTCGGCGACAAAGAGTTCGGTATTATGCCCAAAACGTATGTCCTGCCACACGACTTGAAGTTATTGAAGTATGATTGGGAAAAGTATGCAGCTAATAATGAGAGGTGGATAATCAAACCG CCTGCATCTGCTCGCGGCACCGGCATCAAAGTGGTTTCCCGCTGGACGCAGATCCCCAAGAAACGGCCGGTGGTCGTGCAGCGCTACGTGTCCAAGCCGTACCTCATCAACGGCAACAAGTTCGACATGCGGCTCTACGTGCTCGTCACGTCCGTCCACCCGCTCAGGATATATTTGTTCAAGGACGGACTCGCCAGATTCGCGTCAG TGAAATACAACGATGAGCTGACGTCACTCAACGATAGGTACATGCACTTAACCAACTACTCCATCAACAGACTATCCAAGAACTACACGCCCAACGAAGATTTCGCGGCGTGCGAGGGCCACAAATG GACGCTTCAAAGCTTGTTCCAATACTTGAAAACCGAGAAGAACGTGGACACGGACGCACTATGGAACTCGATGAAGGACCTCGTTATCAAGACTGTGATCTCTGGCGAAGCTAGCATCAGTTCGCTGACGAAAGCCAACACCACGTCGCGGTACAACTGCTATGAGCTCTTCGGGATCGATGTGTTGCTGGACGAGGATCTTAAGCCGTGGTTGTTGGAG GTGAACATCTCGCCGAGCCTGCACAGCGCGTCGCCGCTGGACACGCACGTGAAGGGCCCGCTGGTGCGCGCCGTGCTCAACATCGCGCAGTTCCAGGTGCCGCTCAAGGTCAACCTCGACATGCTCTCCAAGGAGCGCCCGCACAAGCTG gGTGGATTACCTTACGACAGCAGATTATACACGGTGTATTTGTCTAAAGAAGAGAGAGATAAGCATATTATttacactaatatggaagaaaGAGATTTG TACTTACGCGACATCCTGTCGACGCTGACGCCCGACGACGTGCGACACCTCATCCAGGCGGAGGATGAGCTCACGCAGTCCGAGGACATGGAGCGGATATTCCCCACGAAAAACACCAACCACTACCTCAACTACCTCAGCGGGCCGCGCTACTACAACCGGCTCTTTGACGCGTGGGAGACGCGGTACGGCAACAACAGGGAAGCGG GTCTGCTACTCCTCCGCAACCTGTGCGACATCGGCTACCACCTGGAGGTGCCGCCCGTGCCGTTGAAG CGAGCGGCCGTGGTGCTGAGCGCGTTGGATCGTTGCAGAATGATGTCGACGCTCCGTCGCCGCCGCCCTCCGAGCGGGCGTCCGTGCCCTCCTGCGCGAGCCCCTTGGCCGAGAGCGGCTCCGCGGGCTCGCTGGCCCGCTGCGGCGACGCGCTGCTGCTCCGCCCCGCGCCGCAGCAGCTGGAGCCGCGCGCCTAGCGCCCCGCCGTGTTCGCGCAGTGCCCGCGCGGCCGCTACCGCCGCCTCGCCGCCTGCCGCCAGCCCGCCTGCGAGCCCGGCTGTCGATCTGAACAGGAATGTGCGCTCTACCGGAGCGCCGTCGCCAAGTCCGAAGGTGCCCGGCGTGCCCGCCGAGACCGCCCCGACCGCCCCGCCCGCCCGGGCGCCGACCTCATACTCATCTTCTTCAATTTCGCCCGCGCGTAGTGCGCCGACGGAGTGTGGACTCTGA
- the LOC134790753 gene encoding 3-oxoacyl-[acyl-carrier-protein] reductase FabG-like, whose product MDFNEQVVLITGGSSGIGAATAIYFANLSAKLVLVGRKENNLRRIAAYCEKVKGVKPLTITADLTEDADVERIIDETVGHFGKLDVLVNNAGVLKPGGIKNSNMDNYDTVMSTNVRAVYHLTMRATPHLIESKGCIVNVSSIASTKPNALTIAYNVSKAALDQFTKCVALELAADGVRVNSVNPGFVKTNILSDTGLSEDQLELVVQNIVNNMPLKKPLQADEVAGVIAFLASNKAKSITGSCFVIDGGSLLK is encoded by the coding sequence ATGGATTTCAACGAACAAGTTGTGTTAATAACCGGTGGCAGTTCAGGAATTGGAGCGGCTACCGCCATTTACTTTGCCAACCTTTCAGCAAAGCTGGTATTAGTTGGCCGTAAAGAAAATAACTTGCGAAGGATCGCTGCATATTGTGAGAAAGTAAAAGGAGTAAAACCTCTCACTATAACCGCGGACTTAACTGAGGATGCAGACGTAGAGAGGATCATCGACGAAACCGTGGGACATTTCGGGAAGCTGGACGTGTTGGTCAACAATGCCGGCGTTTTAAAGCCGGGTGGAATTAAGAATTCGAATATGGATAACTATGACACGGTAATGTCTACGAATGTGCGCGCCGTTTATCACTTAACAATGCGGGCTACGCCTCATCTCATTGAAAGCAAAGGCTGCATCGTCAACGTGTCGAGTATAGCTAGTACGAAACCTAACGCTTTAACCATAGCGTACAACGTTTCGAAGGCCGCATTAGACCAGTTTACAAAATGTGTAGCGCTGGAATTGGCGGCAGATGGTGTTCGCGTTAACTCGGTAAACCCTGGATTTGTGAAAACGAATATCCTGAGTGATACGGGATTATCGGAAGACCAATTGGAGCTGGTCGTGCAGAATATTGTGAACAACATGCCGCTGAAAAAGCCGCTGCAAGCGGATGAGGTCGCCGGCGTCATTGCGTTTTTAGCCAGCAACAAAGCTAAAAGCATTACTGGATCTTGTTTCGTAATAGATGGCGGTAGCTTATTAAAGTAA
- the LOC134790704 gene encoding tubulin monoglutamylase TTLL4-like isoform X8, whose amino-acid sequence MHVLRTTTINNEHDDVNLQQSPTPTCPAVSPALPVSSVTSMPVPKKVVKTGKKKVKSKKVKVPKVTPTVCNHGEDEADDALSRSPSPDGRMDGAWQMETDIIDVLKEKPPPKPDSVESPPSAKLTPKTNGVSAPKKVLEAKAPEKKPPFKEDMFFIALHTTNPFKYVPARRESPLCIPDTASNCLRQSLFPRVPPYLKFVNYDEATVQRIPAPIQKHLKWKLTSITPIVVKKTLTNSGFRLVKSECDTSECPQEETVEWIGIWGKHMKSLMFRAIKDGQKMNHFPGTFQIGRKDRLWRNLQKLVAKFGDKEFGIMPKTYVLPHDLKLLKYDWEKYAANNERWIIKPPASARGTGIKVVSRWTQIPKKRPVVVQRYVSKPYLINGNKFDMRLYVLVTSVHPLRIYLFKDGLARFASVKYNDELTSLNDRYMHLTNYSINRLSKNYTPNEDFAACEGHKWTLQSLFQYLKTEKNVDTDALWNSMKDLVIKTVISGEASISSLTKANTTSRYNCYELFGIDVLLDEDLKPWLLEVNISPSLHSASPLDTHVKGPLVRAVLNIAQFQVPLKVNLDMLSKERPHKLGGLPYDSRLYTVYLSKEERDKHIIYTNMEERDLYLRDILSTLTPDDVRHLIQAEDELTQSEDMERIFPTKNTNHYLNYLSGPRYYNRLFDAWETRYGNNREAGLLLLRNLCDIGYHLEVPPVPLKRAAVVLSALDRCRMMSTLRRRRPPSGRPCPPARAPWPRAAPRARWPAAATRCCSAPRRSSWSRAPSAPPCSRSARAAATAASPPAASPPASPAVDLNRNVRSTGAPSPSPKVPGVPAETAPTAPPARAPTSYSSSSISPARSAPTECGL is encoded by the exons AACCTACAGCAATCGCCAACCCCCACTTGTCCGGCCGTCAGCCCGGCCCTGCCGGTGAGCTCAGTGACCTCAATGCCGGTGCCGAAGAAGGTCGTTAAGACCGGCAAGAAGAAGGTCAAGTCGAAGAAGGTCAAAGTTCCCAAGGTCACTCCTACCGTGTGCAATCATGGGGAAGATGAGGCGGACGA CGCCCTCAGCCGCTCCCCCTCCCCCGACGGCCGCATGGACGGAGCCTGGCAGATGGAGACGGACATCATAGACGTGCTGAAAGAGAAACCTCCGCCCAAGCCAGACTCCGTCGAGAGCCCGCCGTCCGCGAAGCTCACCCCGAAGACCAACGGGGTTAGCGCGCCGAAGAAAGTTCTAGAAGCGAAAG CTCCAGAAAAAAAACCTCCCTTCAAAGAGGACATGTTTTTCATCGCTTTGCATACGACAAATCCCTTCAAATATGTTCCGGCTCGTAGAG AATCACCTCTCTGCATACCCGACACAGCATCAAACTGCCTCCGTCAGTCGCTCTTTCCCCGCGTGCCGCCTTACCTCAAATTCGTGAATTACGACGAGGCGACGGTGCAGAGGATCCCCGCGCCCATACAGAAGCACCTCAAGTGGAAGCTCACCAGTATCACACCTATAGTCGTCAAGAAAACACTTACCAATTCGGGCTTCCGGCTGGTTAAGAGCGAGTGTGACACTTCCGAATGTCCACAAGAAG aaacggTAGAATGGATCGGCATATGGGGCAAACACATGAAGTCTTTAATGTTCAGGGCGATAAAAGACGGCCAGAAAATGAACCACTTCCCAGGCACCTTCCAAATCGGCCGCAAAGACCGCTTGTGGAGAAACCTGCAGAAGCTGGTGGCCAAGTTCGGCGACAAAGAGTTCGGTATTATGCCCAAAACGTATGTCCTGCCACACGACTTGAAGTTATTGAAGTATGATTGGGAAAAGTATGCAGCTAATAATGAGAGGTGGATAATCAAACCG CCTGCATCTGCTCGCGGCACCGGCATCAAAGTGGTTTCCCGCTGGACGCAGATCCCCAAGAAACGGCCGGTGGTCGTGCAGCGCTACGTGTCCAAGCCGTACCTCATCAACGGCAACAAGTTCGACATGCGGCTCTACGTGCTCGTCACGTCCGTCCACCCGCTCAGGATATATTTGTTCAAGGACGGACTCGCCAGATTCGCGTCAG TGAAATACAACGATGAGCTGACGTCACTCAACGATAGGTACATGCACTTAACCAACTACTCCATCAACAGACTATCCAAGAACTACACGCCCAACGAAGATTTCGCGGCGTGCGAGGGCCACAAATG GACGCTTCAAAGCTTGTTCCAATACTTGAAAACCGAGAAGAACGTGGACACGGACGCACTATGGAACTCGATGAAGGACCTCGTTATCAAGACTGTGATCTCTGGCGAAGCTAGCATCAGTTCGCTGACGAAAGCCAACACCACGTCGCGGTACAACTGCTATGAGCTCTTCGGGATCGATGTGTTGCTGGACGAGGATCTTAAGCCGTGGTTGTTGGAG GTGAACATCTCGCCGAGCCTGCACAGCGCGTCGCCGCTGGACACGCACGTGAAGGGCCCGCTGGTGCGCGCCGTGCTCAACATCGCGCAGTTCCAGGTGCCGCTCAAGGTCAACCTCGACATGCTCTCCAAGGAGCGCCCGCACAAGCTG gGTGGATTACCTTACGACAGCAGATTATACACGGTGTATTTGTCTAAAGAAGAGAGAGATAAGCATATTATttacactaatatggaagaaaGAGATTTG TACTTACGCGACATCCTGTCGACGCTGACGCCCGACGACGTGCGACACCTCATCCAGGCGGAGGATGAGCTCACGCAGTCCGAGGACATGGAGCGGATATTCCCCACGAAAAACACCAACCACTACCTCAACTACCTCAGCGGGCCGCGCTACTACAACCGGCTCTTTGACGCGTGGGAGACGCGGTACGGCAACAACAGGGAAGCGG GTCTGCTACTCCTCCGCAACCTGTGCGACATCGGCTACCACCTGGAGGTGCCGCCCGTGCCGTTGAAG CGAGCGGCCGTGGTGCTGAGCGCGTTGGATCGTTGCAGAATGATGTCGACGCTCCGTCGCCGCCGCCCTCCGAGCGGGCGTCCGTGCCCTCCTGCGCGAGCCCCTTGGCCGAGAGCGGCTCCGCGGGCTCGCTGGCCCGCTGCGGCGACGCGCTGCTGCTCCGCCCCGCGCCGCAGCAGCTGGAGCCGCGCGCCTAGCGCCCCGCCGTGTTCGCGCAGTGCCCGCGCGGCCGCTACCGCCGCCTCGCCGCCTGCCGCCAGCCCGCCTGCGAGCCCGGCTGTCGATCTGAACAGGAATGTGCGCTCTACCGGAGCGCCGTCGCCAAGTCCGAAGGTGCCCGGCGTGCCCGCCGAGACCGCCCCGACCGCCCCGCCCGCCCGGGCGCCGACCTCATACTCATCTTCTTCAATTTCGCCCGCGCGTAGTGCGCCGACGGAGTGTGGACTCTGA